In Humulus lupulus chromosome 6, drHumLupu1.1, whole genome shotgun sequence, a single genomic region encodes these proteins:
- the LOC133782397 gene encoding protein phosphatase 2C 70-like isoform X2, producing MNVDNAIVCANITSFTQGCTATVLLVWTDGAENFFAQCANVGDSACVMNANGKPIKMTEDHRVVSHTEKLRMEERGEPLRNGETRLCGT from the exons ATGAATGTTGATAATGCTATAGTTTGTGCTAATATAACTAGTTTTACTCAGGGTTGTACTGCAACAGTGCTTCTGGTATGGACTGATGGTGCTGAAAATTTCTTTGCACAATGTGCAAATGTGGGGGACTCAGCATGTGTTATGAA TGCCAATGGGAAACCGATTAAGATGACGGAGGACCATAGAGTAGTTAGTCATACTGAAAAACTGAGAATGGAAGAAAGAGGAGAGCCACTGAGAAATGGGGAAACACGATTATGCGGTACTTAA
- the LOC133782395 gene encoding putative 3,4-dihydroxy-2-butanone kinase — MRGCWWPILCPMKLSLSIFFTIVIVGDDCALPPPRGIAGRRGLAGMIIVHKVAGAAAAAGLSLALVAVEAKRASEMVGTMGVALSVCTLPSLVTLDRLGPGKMELGLGIHGEPGAAVADLQPVDVVVSHVLNQILSSETNYVPITRGNRVVLMINGLGATPVMELMIASGKAVPKLQLEHGLAVDRVYTGSFMTSLDMAGSHPPPKIPVPVPPSRSTKSDESLGRPLQLSEEGQILEVAIEAAANAVIKIVDSLNEWDSRAGDGDCGSTMYKGAAAILEDLETSFIGFQIGRNFICSSLQEVPLYYDGIGGIRLSLKLSDSSQTPIEIGLDLEKLLQKVILFQVTQGMRFTMFLLGLVL; from the exons ATGAGAGGTTGCTGGTGGCCGATTTTATGCCCCATGAAACTCTCGCTAAGCATCTTTTTCACT ATTGTGATTGTTGGAGATGATTGTGCATTACCTCCACCTAGAGGCATCGCTGGTCGAAGGGGTTTGGCTGGGATGATTATTGTTCACAAG GTTGCTGGGGCTGCAGCTGCTGCTGGGCTTTCACTTGCTCTTGTTGCTGTAGAGGCCAAACGGGCATCTGAAATGGTTGGAACAATGGGTGTTGCACTATCTGTTTGCACACTGCCTAGTCTAGTTACATTAGATCGTTTGGGCCCAGGAAAGATGGAACTGGGTCTTGGAATT CATGGAGAACCTGGTGCTGCTGTGGCTGACCTTCAACCAGTTGATGTAGTTGTTTCTCATGTTTTGAATCAGATACTATCATCG GAGACCAACTATGTTCCGATTACGAGAGGAAACAGAGTTGTCCTAATGATTAACGG TTTAGGTGCCACTCCTGTGATGGAACTGATGATTGCTTCTGGAAAAGCAGTACCAAAGTTGCAACTGGAGCATGGACTGGCGGTTGATAGAGTGTATACAGGATCATTTATGACTTCTCTTGATATGGCAG GTAGTCATCCACCACCCAAGATTCCTGTTCCAGTCCCTCCATCTCGTTCTACAAAGAGTGATGAG TCATTAGGTCGGCCGCTTCAACTGAGTGAAGAAGGTCAGATTCTTGAGGTGGCTATTGAAGCAGCTGCAAATGCAGTAATCAAGATTGTGGATAGTTTGAATGAGTGGGACAGTAGAGCAGGTGATGGTGACTGTGGGTCAACA ATGTATAAAGGTGCAGCTGCGATATTAGAGGACTTGGAAAC tagcttcattggatttcaaattggaaggaactttatttgcagcagtttgcaagag GTACCTCTCTATTATGATGGGATTGGGGGCATACGTTTGTCATTAAAACTTTCTGACTCTAGCCAAACACCTATAGAG attggattggatctggagaaattgttgcagaaggttattttatttcaagtgacccaagggatgaggttcaccatgttcctcttgggcctagtgctatga
- the LOC133782397 gene encoding protein phosphatase 2C 70-like isoform X1 yields MNVDNAIVCANITSFTQGCTATVLLVWTDGAENFFAQCANVGDSACVMNSANGKPIKMTEDHRVVSHTEKLRMEERGEPLRNGETRLCGT; encoded by the exons ATGAATGTTGATAATGCTATAGTTTGTGCTAATATAACTAGTTTTACTCAGGGTTGTACTGCAACAGTGCTTCTGGTATGGACTGATGGTGCTGAAAATTTCTTTGCACAATGTGCAAATGTGGGGGACTCAGCATGTGTTATGAA CAGTGCCAATGGGAAACCGATTAAGATGACGGAGGACCATAGAGTAGTTAGTCATACTGAAAAACTGAGAATGGAAGAAAGAGGAGAGCCACTGAGAAATGGGGAAACACGATTATGCGGTACTTAA